A part of Streptomyces sp. NBC_01235 genomic DNA contains:
- a CDS encoding SCO4848 family membrane protein, whose amino-acid sequence MKLSRPVSWFLLAFGVWSWVIWVTFVKNLVKDSSGLAFDDGDPTAYFWVHLTLAVVSFVLGTVVGAIGLRGLRALRRTS is encoded by the coding sequence ATGAAGCTCAGCCGCCCCGTCTCCTGGTTCCTGCTCGCCTTCGGGGTGTGGAGCTGGGTCATCTGGGTCACTTTCGTCAAAAACCTGGTCAAGGACAGCAGCGGGCTCGCCTTCGACGACGGCGACCCCACGGCGTACTTCTGGGTGCACCTGACGCTGGCTGTGGTCTCCTTCGTATTGGGGACGGTCGTCGGGGCCATCGGGTTGCGTGGTCTGCGCGCACTGCGTCGGACGTCATGA
- a CDS encoding 2'-5' RNA ligase family protein → MGTVTIGVSIAVPEPHGSLLQERRTGFGDAAAHGIPTHITLLPPTEVEAGALAVVDAHLTAVAGAGRPFPMRLSGTGTFRPLSPVVYVKVVEGAEVCAWLQQRVRDASGPLTRELQFPYHPHVTVAHGIDEAAMDRAFEELAHYEAEWSCTGFSLHQQGLDGVWRKLREYPFGGAVVPPQAAHADRNSLPTY, encoded by the coding sequence GTGGGGACCGTAACGATCGGCGTGTCGATCGCGGTCCCGGAGCCTCACGGCAGCCTGCTCCAGGAGCGGCGCACGGGCTTCGGCGACGCCGCGGCTCACGGCATCCCCACCCACATCACGCTGCTGCCGCCGACCGAGGTCGAGGCGGGCGCGCTCGCGGTGGTCGACGCGCACCTCACCGCGGTCGCCGGGGCCGGCCGTCCCTTCCCGATGCGACTGTCCGGAACGGGCACCTTCCGACCCCTGTCGCCGGTGGTCTACGTGAAGGTCGTCGAGGGCGCCGAGGTCTGCGCCTGGCTCCAGCAGCGGGTCCGTGACGCCTCGGGGCCGCTCACCCGCGAGCTCCAGTTCCCCTACCACCCGCACGTCACCGTCGCGCACGGCATCGACGAGGCGGCGATGGACCGGGCTTTCGAGGAGCTCGCCCACTACGAGGCCGAGTGGTCCTGCACCGGCTTCTCCCTGCACCAGCAGGGCCTCGACGGCGTCTGGCGCAAACTGCGCGAGTACCCCTTCGGCGGCGCGGTCGTCCCCCCGCAGGCCGCCCACGCCGACCGCAACTCGCTGCCCACGTACTAG
- a CDS encoding glycine hydroxymethyltransferase: MSEQQPLSTESTAFRAALDVIRAVEPRVADAIGQELHDQREMLKLIASENYASPATLLAMGNWFSDKYAEGTVGRRFYAGCRNVDTVESLAAEHARELFGARHAYVQPHSGIDANLVAFWAVLADRVEAPFLEKTGARQVNDLSEADWAELRQAFGNQRMLGMSLDAGGHLTHGFRPNISGKMFDQRSYGTDPATGLIDYEALRASARDFKPLIIVAGYSAYPRLVNFRIMREIADEVGATLMVDMAHFAGLVAGKVLTGDFDPVPHAQIVTTTTHKSLRGPRGGMVLCDDSLKDQVDRGCPMVLGGPLPHVMAAKAVALAEARQPSFQDYAQRIVDNSRALAEGLMRRGATLVTGGTDNHLNLIDVASSYGLTGRQAEAALLDSGIVTNRNAIPADPNGAWYTSGIRIGTPALTTRGLGTAEMDEVAALIDRVLTSTEPGTTKSGAPSKASHVLDEKIADEISRRATDLVAGFPLYPEINLG, from the coding sequence ATGTCCGAGCAGCAGCCCCTCTCCACCGAGTCCACGGCCTTCCGCGCCGCCCTCGACGTGATCCGCGCCGTCGAGCCGCGCGTCGCCGACGCCATCGGCCAGGAGCTCCACGACCAGCGAGAGATGCTCAAGCTGATCGCCTCCGAGAACTACGCCTCCCCGGCCACCCTCCTCGCGATGGGCAACTGGTTCAGCGACAAGTACGCCGAGGGCACCGTCGGCCGCCGCTTCTACGCCGGCTGCCGCAACGTCGACACCGTCGAGTCCCTCGCCGCCGAGCACGCCCGCGAGCTCTTCGGCGCCCGCCACGCCTACGTCCAGCCGCACTCCGGCATCGACGCCAACCTGGTCGCCTTCTGGGCCGTCCTCGCCGACCGGGTCGAGGCCCCCTTCCTGGAGAAGACCGGCGCCCGCCAGGTCAACGACCTCTCCGAGGCCGACTGGGCCGAGCTGCGCCAGGCCTTCGGCAACCAGCGCATGCTCGGCATGTCCCTGGACGCCGGCGGCCACCTCACCCACGGCTTCCGCCCGAACATCTCCGGCAAGATGTTCGACCAGCGTTCCTACGGCACCGACCCGGCGACCGGCCTGATCGACTACGAGGCCCTGCGCGCCTCGGCCCGCGACTTCAAGCCGCTGATCATCGTCGCCGGCTACTCGGCGTACCCCCGTCTGGTGAACTTCCGGATCATGCGGGAGATCGCCGACGAGGTCGGCGCGACCCTGATGGTCGACATGGCGCACTTCGCGGGCCTGGTCGCCGGCAAGGTCCTGACCGGCGACTTCGACCCGGTCCCGCACGCCCAGATCGTGACGACCACCACCCACAAGTCCCTGCGCGGCCCCCGCGGCGGCATGGTCCTGTGCGACGACTCCCTCAAGGACCAGGTCGACCGCGGCTGCCCGATGGTCCTCGGCGGCCCCCTCCCGCACGTCATGGCCGCCAAGGCCGTCGCCCTCGCCGAGGCCCGGCAGCCGTCCTTCCAGGACTACGCCCAGCGCATCGTCGACAACTCCCGCGCGCTGGCCGAGGGCCTGATGCGGCGCGGCGCGACCCTCGTCACCGGCGGCACGGACAACCACCTGAACCTGATCGACGTCGCCTCCTCCTACGGCCTCACCGGCCGCCAGGCCGAGGCCGCCCTGCTCGACTCGGGCATCGTCACCAACCGCAACGCCATCCCCGCCGACCCGAACGGCGCCTGGTACACCTCCGGCATCCGCATCGGCACCCCCGCCCTGACCACGCGTGGCCTGGGCACGGCCGAGATGGACGAGGTGGCGGCCCTGATCGACCGGGTCCTCACCAGCACCGAGCCGGGCACGACGAAGTCGGGCGCCCCGTCCAAGGCCTCCCACGTCCTGGACGAGAAGATCGCCGACGAGATCTCCCGCCGCGCGACGGACCTGGTCGCGGGCTTCCCCCTCTACCCCGAAATCAACCTCGGCTGA
- a CDS encoding YihY/virulence factor BrkB family protein, whose protein sequence is MDWLKKLPGIGPWVTRLMATHAWRSYERLDRVKWTRLAAAMTFVSFVALFPLLTVAAAVAAATLTKSQQQELQDKITEQVPGISDQLDINGLVQNAGTIGLIAGAALLFTGIGWVGQMRDCLRAVWERPDGDENPVLRKAKDMGVLVGFGGAVLLTIAISTVASALVGRITDGLGIDKEGWGGILLRVAAFAIAVLADFLLLLYVLTLLPGVEPTRRRLVVAALIGAVGFELLKLLLSGYMQGVAAKSMYGAFGVPIALLLWINFTSKLVLYCAAWTATGTAPDNPQDIDVSDDVVPGPAAATGG, encoded by the coding sequence ATGGACTGGCTGAAGAAGCTTCCCGGCATCGGGCCGTGGGTCACGCGCCTCATGGCCACGCACGCGTGGCGGTCGTACGAGCGCCTGGACCGGGTGAAGTGGACTCGGCTGGCGGCCGCGATGACGTTCGTCAGCTTCGTCGCGCTCTTCCCGCTGCTGACCGTGGCCGCCGCCGTCGCCGCCGCCACCCTGACCAAGTCCCAGCAGCAGGAACTCCAGGACAAGATCACCGAACAGGTCCCCGGGATATCCGACCAGCTGGACATCAACGGTCTCGTCCAGAACGCGGGCACCATCGGCCTCATCGCCGGCGCGGCCCTGTTGTTCACGGGCATCGGCTGGGTCGGTCAGATGCGGGACTGTCTGCGCGCGGTGTGGGAGCGGCCCGACGGCGACGAGAACCCCGTCCTGCGCAAGGCCAAGGACATGGGCGTCCTCGTCGGCTTCGGCGGCGCCGTGCTGCTCACCATCGCCATCTCCACCGTCGCCTCGGCGCTGGTCGGCCGGATCACCGATGGCCTCGGCATCGACAAGGAGGGCTGGGGCGGCATCCTGCTGCGCGTCGCCGCCTTCGCCATCGCCGTTCTCGCCGACTTCCTGCTCCTGCTGTACGTGCTCACCCTGCTGCCGGGCGTCGAACCGACCCGCCGCCGCCTCGTCGTGGCCGCGCTCATCGGCGCCGTCGGCTTCGAACTGCTGAAGCTGCTGCTGAGCGGCTACATGCAGGGCGTGGCCGCGAAGAGCATGTACGGCGCGTTCGGCGTGCCCATCGCCCTGCTGCTGTGGATCAACTTCACCTCGAAACTCGTCCTGTACTGCGCGGCCTGGACGGCGACCGGCACCGCCCCGGACAACCCGCAGGACATCGACGTCAGCGACGACGTCGTACCAGGTCCGGCAGCGGCCACCGGCGGTTGA
- a CDS encoding decaprenylphospho-beta-D-erythro-pentofuranosid-2-ulose 2-reductase: MKDASGLPQSMLVLGGTSEIALATARRLIARRTRTVWLAGRPSPALESAAAELRTLGADVHTVPFDALDPASHETVLGKVFAEGDVDLVLLAFGVLGDQATDEREPVAAVRVAQTNYTGAVSAGLITARALQTQGHGSLVVLSSVAGERARRSDFIYGSSKAGLDTFAQGLGDALHGTGVHVMVVRPGFVRTKATAGRAEPPLTTTPGAVATAVELGLRRRSEAVWVPGVLRLVMSALRHAPRTLFRRLPV; encoded by the coding sequence ATGAAGGACGCCTCCGGCCTGCCCCAGTCCATGCTCGTCCTCGGCGGTACGTCAGAGATCGCGCTGGCCACCGCTCGCCGTCTGATCGCCCGCCGCACCCGCACGGTGTGGCTGGCCGGGCGGCCGTCACCCGCTCTGGAGTCGGCCGCGGCCGAGCTGCGCACCCTCGGGGCGGACGTCCACACCGTGCCCTTCGACGCGCTGGACCCCGCGTCGCACGAGACGGTCCTCGGCAAGGTGTTCGCCGAGGGCGACGTCGACCTGGTGCTGCTCGCCTTCGGCGTCCTCGGCGACCAGGCGACCGACGAGCGCGAGCCGGTGGCCGCGGTGCGCGTCGCGCAGACCAACTACACGGGCGCGGTGTCGGCGGGGCTGATCACCGCACGGGCCCTGCAGACCCAGGGACACGGCTCCCTGGTCGTCCTCTCCTCGGTCGCCGGCGAGCGGGCCCGCCGCTCGGACTTCATCTACGGCTCCAGCAAGGCGGGCCTCGACACCTTCGCCCAGGGGCTGGGCGACGCGCTGCACGGCACGGGCGTCCACGTCATGGTCGTCCGCCCCGGTTTCGTGCGGACGAAGGCGACCGCCGGGCGGGCGGAGCCGCCTCTGACGACCACCCCGGGGGCGGTCGCGACGGCCGTCGAACTGGGGCTGCGGCGGCGGTCGGAGGCGGTGTGGGTGCCGGGGGTGCTGCGACTGGTGATGTCGGCCCTGCGGCACGCGCCGCGGACACTGTTCCGGCGGCTGCCGGTCTAG
- the trpS gene encoding tryptophan--tRNA ligase, with the protein MASDRPRVLSGIQPTAGSFHLGNYLGAVRQWVALQESHDAFYMVVDLHAITVPQDPKELSANTRLAAAQLLAAGLDPDRCTLFVQSHVPEHAQLAWVMNCLTGFGEASRMTQFKDKSTRHGADRASVGLFTYPILQVADILLYQADQVPVGEDQRQHVELTRDLAERFNGRYGETFTIPKPYILKETGKIYDLQDPSIKMSKSASTPKGLINLLDDPKVTAKKVRSAVTDTDTVIRYDPENKPGVSNLLNIYSTLTGTSVPELEQSYEGKLYGALKTDLAEVVVEFVTPFRDRTQQYLDDHETLDSILAKGAEKARAVAAETLSQTYERIGFLPAKH; encoded by the coding sequence ATGGCCTCTGACCGACCCCGCGTGCTCTCCGGAATCCAGCCCACCGCAGGCTCGTTCCACCTCGGCAACTACCTCGGCGCCGTCCGCCAGTGGGTGGCCCTGCAGGAGTCCCACGACGCGTTCTACATGGTCGTCGACCTGCACGCGATCACGGTCCCGCAGGATCCGAAGGAGCTCAGCGCGAACACGCGGCTGGCGGCCGCCCAGCTCCTCGCGGCCGGCCTCGACCCGGACCGCTGCACGCTCTTCGTCCAGAGCCACGTCCCCGAGCACGCGCAGCTCGCCTGGGTCATGAACTGCCTCACCGGTTTCGGCGAGGCGTCCCGTATGACGCAGTTCAAGGACAAGTCCACCAGGCACGGCGCCGACCGCGCCTCCGTGGGCCTGTTCACCTACCCGATCCTGCAGGTCGCGGACATCCTGCTGTACCAGGCCGACCAGGTGCCGGTCGGCGAGGACCAGCGCCAGCACGTCGAGCTCACCCGGGACCTCGCCGAGCGCTTCAACGGCCGCTACGGCGAGACGTTCACGATCCCGAAGCCGTACATCCTGAAGGAGACGGGCAAGATCTACGACCTCCAGGACCCGTCGATCAAGATGAGCAAGTCGGCGTCCACGCCGAAGGGCCTCATCAACCTGCTCGACGACCCGAAGGTCACCGCCAAGAAGGTCAGGAGCGCGGTCACGGACACCGACACGGTGATCCGCTACGACCCCGAGAACAAGCCGGGCGTGAGCAACCTGCTCAACATCTACTCGACGCTCACCGGCACGAGCGTCCCCGAGCTGGAGCAGAGTTACGAGGGCAAGCTCTACGGCGCGCTCAAGACGGACCTCGCCGAGGTCGTCGTCGAGTTCGTGACGCCGTTCCGGGACCGCACGCAGCAGTACCTGGACGACCACGAGACGCTCGACTCGATCCTCGCCAAGGGCGCCGAGAAGGCGCGTGCCGTCGCCGCGGAGACGCTCTCCCAGACGTACGAGCGGATCGGCTTCCTGCCCGCGAAGCACTGA
- a CDS encoding glutathionylspermidine synthase family protein — translation MRRHTIEPRPDWQRTVEEQGLVYPLTRHPDGRLRPYWDESAYYEFTLDEVEALEETVEELHEMCLAAAAHMVESDRLADLGITDPRVAAAVTEAWHRRAELPSVYGRFDLRYDATGPAKLLEYNADTPTSLVEAASPQWFWMEERFPGADQWNSLHERLVAAWKKQAALLPPGSPLHFAHSSADELGEDLMTVAYLKETAEQAGLDTDWISMEEIGWDPLSGRFVDRRLGFIRSCFKLYPWEWLTTDRFAGHVLDTLDNGGGTGTTMWIEPAWKMLLSNKALLAVLWELYPGHPNLLPAYLDGPRELAATTGYVAKPLLGREGAGVTVHEAGTEPVVPRTDEPCCYQQLAPLPAFDGNHVVLGAWVVEDESAGLGIRESSGLITDEYARFLPHVIL, via the coding sequence ATGCGACGTCACACCATCGAACCCCGCCCCGACTGGCAGCGGACGGTCGAGGAGCAGGGCCTCGTCTACCCCCTCACCCGCCACCCCGACGGGCGCCTGCGCCCGTACTGGGACGAGAGCGCGTACTACGAGTTCACCCTCGACGAGGTCGAGGCGCTCGAGGAGACGGTCGAGGAACTCCACGAGATGTGCCTGGCGGCGGCCGCCCACATGGTCGAGTCCGACCGCCTCGCCGACCTCGGCATCACCGACCCGCGCGTCGCGGCGGCCGTCACCGAGGCCTGGCACCGGCGCGCCGAACTGCCGTCCGTCTACGGCCGTTTCGACCTCCGCTACGACGCCACCGGCCCGGCGAAGCTCCTGGAGTACAACGCCGACACCCCCACCTCCCTCGTGGAGGCGGCCTCCCCCCAGTGGTTCTGGATGGAGGAGCGCTTCCCCGGCGCCGACCAGTGGAACTCCCTCCACGAACGCCTGGTCGCCGCCTGGAAGAAACAGGCCGCCCTCCTCCCGCCCGGCAGCCCGCTCCACTTCGCGCACTCCTCGGCCGACGAACTCGGCGAGGACCTCATGACGGTCGCCTACCTCAAGGAGACCGCCGAGCAGGCCGGTCTGGACACCGACTGGATCTCCATGGAGGAGATCGGCTGGGACCCCCTGTCCGGCCGTTTCGTCGACCGTCGACTCGGCTTCATCCGCAGTTGCTTCAAGCTCTACCCCTGGGAGTGGCTGACCACCGACCGCTTCGCCGGGCACGTCCTCGACACCCTCGACAACGGCGGCGGCACCGGCACGACGATGTGGATCGAGCCGGCCTGGAAGATGCTGCTCAGCAACAAGGCACTCCTGGCCGTCCTGTGGGAGCTGTACCCCGGCCACCCCAACCTCCTCCCCGCCTACCTCGACGGCCCCCGCGAACTGGCGGCCACGACCGGCTACGTCGCCAAGCCCCTGCTGGGCCGCGAGGGCGCCGGCGTCACGGTCCACGAAGCGGGCACCGAGCCCGTCGTCCCGCGCACCGACGAACCCTGCTGCTACCAGCAGTTGGCGCCCCTGCCCGCCTTCGACGGCAACCATGTCGTCCTCGGCGCCTGGGTGGTGGAGGACGAGTCGGCCGGCCTCGGCATCCGCGAATCCTCCGGCCTGATCACGGACGAGTACGCCCGCTTCCTGCCCCACGTGATCCTCTAG
- a CDS encoding D-alanyl-D-alanine carboxypeptidase family protein yields MPAPMKQTFRRSLLVTSATLASLALTAPVSSAAPSPSPTPSPSTSPSTTPSPSTGKSPAPSASGSPSATPPANMSTVGGTRLGQAGTQVAIAGGAPVLPKDLTARSWIVADAESGDVLASHNAHWRLPPASTMKMLFADTVLPRFPKTTVHKVEPKDLAGMGSGSSLVGIKEGETYTVHDLWLGVFLRSGNDAVHVLSAMNGGVPNTVKEMNEHAEELQALDTHVVSPDGYDASGQVSSAYDLTLFARSGLQKKDFREYCSTVSAKFPGATTKKKGKTTRSTFEIQNTNRLLAGDYDISQYPGIAGVKNGNTTNAGATFTGVAERGGKVLLVTVMNPAKTDHNEVYKETAKLFDWGFQATGKVTPVGELVAPKDAAQASAQPGANPSSSPDSGQAGGAGNVSAKPVAGAVTEDGSGGMWIALAITGGLLVLLAGGAFLVNRRWPLPDLVRRRR; encoded by the coding sequence GTGCCCGCACCCATGAAGCAGACCTTCAGGCGATCCCTGCTGGTCACCTCCGCGACCCTCGCGTCCCTCGCGCTGACCGCGCCCGTCTCTTCGGCGGCTCCGAGTCCTTCACCGACACCGTCGCCCAGTACGTCACCGTCGACGACACCGTCGCCGTCGACCGGCAAGTCACCCGCGCCGTCGGCCAGTGGCTCCCCGTCGGCCACTCCCCCGGCGAACATGTCGACGGTGGGCGGCACGCGGCTCGGGCAGGCCGGGACGCAGGTGGCGATCGCGGGCGGCGCGCCGGTGCTGCCCAAGGACCTCACCGCCCGGTCGTGGATCGTCGCGGACGCCGAGTCGGGGGACGTGCTCGCCTCGCACAACGCGCACTGGCGGCTGCCCCCGGCGAGCACGATGAAGATGCTGTTCGCCGACACCGTGCTGCCGAGGTTCCCGAAGACCACCGTGCACAAGGTCGAGCCGAAGGACCTGGCCGGCATGGGGTCGGGTTCCAGCCTGGTCGGCATAAAGGAGGGCGAGACGTATACGGTCCACGACCTGTGGCTCGGCGTCTTCCTGCGCTCCGGCAACGACGCGGTGCACGTGCTGTCGGCGATGAACGGCGGCGTTCCCAACACGGTGAAGGAGATGAACGAGCATGCCGAGGAGCTCCAGGCCCTCGACACGCACGTCGTCTCCCCCGACGGCTACGACGCCTCCGGCCAGGTCTCCTCGGCGTACGACCTGACCCTGTTCGCCCGCTCGGGTCTGCAGAAGAAGGACTTCCGGGAGTACTGCTCGACCGTCTCGGCGAAGTTCCCGGGCGCGACGACGAAGAAGAAGGGCAAGACGACCCGCTCGACCTTCGAGATCCAGAACACCAACCGGCTGCTCGCCGGCGACTACGACATCTCGCAGTACCCGGGCATCGCGGGCGTCAAGAACGGCAACACCACCAACGCGGGCGCCACCTTCACCGGCGTCGCGGAGCGCGGCGGCAAGGTGTTGCTGGTGACGGTCATGAACCCGGCGAAGACCGACCACAACGAGGTCTACAAGGAGACCGCCAAGCTCTTCGACTGGGGCTTCCAGGCGACCGGCAAGGTGACGCCGGTGGGTGAGCTGGTCGCGCCGAAGGACGCCGCGCAGGCCAGCGCGCAGCCCGGCGCGAACCCGTCCTCCTCCCCTGACTCCGGGCAGGCCGGCGGGGCCGGGAACGTGTCGGCGAAGCCGGTGGCGGGCGCGGTGACCGAGGACGGCTCCGGCGGCATGTGGATCGCGCTGGCGATCACCGGCGGGCTGCTGGTGCTGCTCGCGGGCGGCGCGTTCCTCGTCAACCGCCGGTGGCCGCTGCCGGACCTGGTACGACGTCGTCGCTGA
- a CDS encoding metallophosphoesterase: MTTLILFALLALTVLVAANWYLWRRLFRDTTRGSGWARRGGAVLVAGGWVLAIGALVAERAGAPFWLQRTLAWPGFLWLALSIYLLLGVLVGDAVRPLLRRFLEKRARAGAPAETSVSHPHPEPLPMGAPAPGQPAPGQPTLGQPAAGQPAAGQPTPGQPAAGQPTLGQPAAGQPTPGQSAAGQPAAGQPTPGQSAAGQPAAGQPTPGQPAPGQPAAGQPAAGQPAPGQPESEQSAPGQPESWQSAPERPEPVPVGAPAPEQPAVGRSTAGRPAPEQPAGRKLGAGEPVSETSAPSRRLFVSRVLAGAAAAAAVGTVGYGTYGVLRGPRVKRVTVPLAKLPRAAHGYRIAVVSDIHLGPILGRGFAQQVVDTINATQPDLIAVVGDLVDGSVKDLGPAAAPLARLKARHGSFFVTGNHEYFSGAEQWVEEVRRLGLNPLENARTELPWFDLAGVNDIAGESEGQGPDFTRALGDRDTRRACVLLAHQPVQIHDAVDHGVDLQLSGHTHGGQLWPGNFIAAAANPTVAGLERYGDTQLYVSRGAGAWGPPTRVGAPSDITVVELAAAQA; the protein is encoded by the coding sequence ATGACGACGCTGATCCTCTTCGCGCTGCTCGCGCTGACGGTGCTGGTCGCGGCCAACTGGTACCTGTGGCGCCGCCTGTTCCGCGACACGACCCGCGGCTCCGGCTGGGCGCGGCGCGGCGGCGCGGTGCTGGTCGCGGGCGGCTGGGTGCTGGCGATCGGCGCCCTGGTCGCCGAACGCGCCGGCGCCCCCTTCTGGCTCCAGCGCACCCTGGCATGGCCGGGCTTCCTGTGGCTGGCGCTGTCGATATACCTGCTGCTGGGGGTGCTCGTCGGCGACGCCGTACGGCCGCTGCTGCGCCGCTTCCTGGAGAAGCGGGCGCGCGCCGGGGCGCCTGCCGAGACGTCCGTCTCACACCCGCACCCGGAACCGCTCCCGATGGGAGCGCCCGCCCCCGGTCAGCCCGCGCCCGGTCAGCCGACTCTCGGTCAGCCTGCGGCCGGTCAGCCCGCGGCCGGTCAGCCGACTCCTGGTCAGCCTGCGGCCGGTCAGCCGACTCTCGGTCAGCCTGCGGCCGGTCAGCCGACTCCCGGTCAGTCCGCGGCCGGTCAGCCTGCGGCCGGTCAGCCGACTCCCGGTCAGTCCGCGGCCGGTCAGCCTGCGGCCGGTCAGCCGACTCCCGGTCAGCCCGCGCCTGGTCAGCCTGCGGCCGGTCAGCCTGCGGCCGGTCAGCCCGCCCCCGGTCAGCCGGAGTCCGAGCAGTCTGCACCCGGTCAGCCGGAGTCCTGGCAGTCTGCCCCCGAGCGGCCGGAGCCGGTCCCGGTGGGGGCGCCCGCGCCCGAGCAGCCTGCCGTCGGTCGGTCGACTGCCGGACGGCCCGCGCCCGAGCAGCCGGCGGGCAGGAAGCTCGGCGCAGGGGAGCCGGTGTCCGAGACTTCGGCACCCTCCCGCCGGCTCTTCGTCTCCCGTGTCCTGGCCGGCGCGGCGGCCGCGGCCGCCGTCGGGACCGTCGGCTACGGCACGTACGGCGTCCTGCGCGGCCCCCGGGTCAAGCGGGTCACCGTCCCCCTCGCCAAGCTCCCGCGCGCCGCCCACGGCTACCGGATCGCGGTCGTCAGCGACATCCACCTCGGACCGATCCTCGGCCGGGGCTTCGCGCAGCAGGTCGTCGACACGATCAACGCGACGCAGCCCGACCTGATCGCCGTCGTCGGCGACCTGGTCGACGGCAGCGTGAAGGACCTGGGCCCGGCCGCCGCCCCGCTCGCGCGGCTGAAGGCCCGTCACGGCAGCTTCTTCGTCACCGGCAACCACGAGTACTTCTCCGGCGCCGAACAGTGGGTCGAGGAGGTGCGGCGGCTCGGCCTGAACCCCCTGGAGAACGCCCGCACCGAACTCCCCTGGTTCGACCTGGCCGGCGTCAACGACATCGCCGGCGAGAGCGAGGGCCAGGGCCCCGACTTCACCCGGGCGCTCGGCGACCGGGACACCAGGCGTGCGTGCGTGCTCCTCGCCCACCAGCCGGTCCAGATCCACGACGCCGTCGACCACGGCGTCGACCTCCAGCTCTCCGGCCACACCCACGGCGGCCAGCTGTGGCCCGGCAACTTCATCGCGGCGGCGGCCAATCCGACCGTCGCCGGCCTGGAGCGCTACGGCGACACGCAGCTGTACGTGTCCCGGGGCGCGGGCGCCTGGGGCCCGCCCACCAGGGTGGGCGCCCCGTCGGACATCACCGTCGTCGAACTGGCCGCGGCACAGGCCTGA